One genomic segment of Gossypium arboreum isolate Shixiya-1 unplaced genomic scaffold, ASM2569848v2 Contig00308, whole genome shotgun sequence includes these proteins:
- the LOC128288862 gene encoding LOW QUALITY PROTEIN: ATP synthase subunit alpha, chloroplastic-like (The sequence of the model RefSeq protein was modified relative to this genomic sequence to represent the inferred CDS: inserted 1 base in 1 codon), with translation MVTIRADEISNIIRERIEQYNREVKIVNTGTVLQVGDGIARIHGLDEVMAGELVEFEEGTIGIALNLESNNVGVVLMGDGLMIQEGSSVKATGKIAQIPVSEAYLGRVINXLAKPIDGRGEISASESRLIESPAPGIISRRSVYEPLQTGLIAIDSMIPIGRGQRELIIGDRQTGKTAVATDTILNQQGQNVICVYVAIGQKASSVAQVVTTFQERGAMEYTIVVAETADSPATLQYLAPYTGAALAEYFMYRERHTLIIYDDLSKQAQAYRQMSLLLRRPPGREAYPGDVFYLHSRLLERAAKSSSQLGEGSMTALPIVETQSGDVSAYIPTNVISITDGQIFLSADLFNAGIRPAINVGISVSRVGSAAQIKAMKQVAGKSKLELAQFAELEAFAQFASDLDKATQNQLARGQRLRELLKQSQSAPLTVAEQISTIYTGTNGYLDSLEIGQVRKFLVELRTYLKTNKPQFQEIISSTKTFTEEAETLLKDAIQDQMERFRLQEQL, from the exons ATGGTAACTATTAGAGCCGACGAAATTAGTAATATTATCCGTGAACGTATTGAGCAATATAATAGAGAAGTAAAGATTGTAAATACTGGTACCGTCCTTCAAGTGGGCGACGGCATTGCTCGTATTCATGGTCTTGATGAAGTAATGGCAGGTGAATTAGTAGAATTTGAAGAGGGTACCATAGGCATTGCCCTCAATTTGGAATCAAATAATGTTGGTGTTGTATTAATGGGTGACGGTTTGATGATACAAGAGGGAAGTTCTGTAAAAGCAACAGGAAAAATTGCTCAGATACCAGTGAGTGAGGCTTATTTGGGTCGTGTTATAA GCCTGGCTAAGCCTATTGACGGTCGGGGTGAAATTTCAGCTTCTGAATCTCGGTTAATTGAATCTCCTGCCCCAGGTATTATTTCGAGACGTTCCGTTTATGAGCCTCTTCAAACAGGACTTATTGCTATTGATTCGATGATCCCTATAGGACGTGGTCAGCGAGAATTAATTATTGGGGATAGACAGACCGGTAAAACAGCAGTAGCCACGGATACGATTCTCAATCAGCAAGGGCAAAATGTAATATGTGTTTATGTAGCTATTGGTCAAAAAGCATCTTCTGTGGCTCAGGTAGTGACCACTTTCCAAGAAAGGGGAGCGATGGAGTACACCATTGTGGTAGCCGAAACGGCGGATTCCCCAGCTACATTACAATACCTCGCTCCTTATACAGGAGCTGCTTTGGCTGAATATTTTATGTATCGTGAACGACACACCTTAATCATTTATGATGATCTTTCCAAGCAAGCACAGGCTTATCGCCAAATGTCTCTTCTATTACGAAGACCGCCGGGTCGTGAAGCTTATCCAGGAGATGTTTTTTATTTGCATTCGCGCCTTTTAGAAAGAGCCGCTAAATCAAGTTCTCAGTTAGGTGAAGGAAGTATGACTGCTTTACCAATAGTTGAGACCCAGTCGGGAGACGTTTCGGCGTATATTCCTACTAATGTGATTTCCATTACAGATGGACAAATATTCTTATCCGCCGATCTATTCAATGCTGGAATCAGACCTGCTATTAATGTGGGGATTTCCGTCTCCAGAGTAGGATCGGCGGCTCAAATTAAAGCTATGAAACAAGTCGCTGGTAAATCAAAATTGGAATTGGCCCAATTCGCCGAATTAGAAGCCTTTGCACAATTTGCTTCTGATCTCGATAAAGCTACTCAGAATCAATTGGCACGAGGTCAACGATTACGTGAGTTGCTTAAACAATCCCAATCAGCTCCTCTTACGGTGGCAGAACAGATAAGTACTATTTATACCGGAACGAATGGTTATCTTGATTCATTAGAAATTGGACAAGTAAGGAAATTTCTCGTTGAGTTACGTACTTACTTAAAAACGAATAAACCTCAGTTCCAAGAAATCATATCTTCTACCAAGACATTCACTGAGGAAGCGGAAACGCTTTTGAAAGACGCTATTCAGGACCAAATGGAACGTTTTCGACTTCAGGAACAATTATAA